From Emcibacteraceae bacterium, the proteins below share one genomic window:
- a CDS encoding Ig-like domain-containing protein: MSDSDQKQSLSTTVSDTVSADTISQKAKNKKLKQAGILMSLLPLAACGGSSGSKAPPPDDTPDPAPPAPTPTPDFTENPTNVFIAVDSSDSVLSKASATADLTVTGKGGNDTISTGSGDDIVDGGSGNDIISTGAGDDIVKGGPGNDTISTGTGADKIRGGNGIDAINAGADNDAIVVVGTTTANQYALADITNPAGSGTDLSALISLADLNGRGVSEVGSGETIDGGTGTNTLFIYGTVDLTGVTLTNVTVLIVNSDVTLTAAQMAQFTTVDGDGSSVINIEVPPGDTYIIDLSSLNITDIGNLNIDGDVTFIIDDATDLAEIGAINTGSTADVKVQINGNGGSTNVNLGDIAAKINNAGTIDLAPTVTLQVDDADDITSLGLSEISGSGNIDTGGNNDIDTTLDNNVIVNPAINDAPTAIADTANITENQSILIDVLANDTDANGDTLTLQNVTLNSDYGAVSIVDGKIQFDPGTDFDRLKGGENEQVDITYTVSDGKITTEGNLTISVDGVEDPTTGYIEITGTVAQGNTLTGNLRLSDPDGGDVTVLFQWQRDGVDIEHALFNVYNLTQDDVGHEITMKAWYSNSDGSGDPVELSATTGPVANINDDPTGSVSISGAATQGETLTASNNLADIDGLGTIDYQWQRDGINIANADGDSYLLTIDDVGHEISVVASYTDAYGTNESVSSLSTDTISEMPPTISINDVSVSEAAETATFTVTLSNPSASTVTVDYDAPDGSSGTLTFNPGETEKTFVTAWNDDSIEEADEVVNATLSNPSNATISDGTGQLTINDDDAPVYINGTAGNDEFTTTGNTEIFDTGEGDDTITVNIADNSIAEDTFNFGSGKNIIILNGDDPVTPVSINLSDINASNLDDIILSDGNAESLVVTPEAIASIAENRSLNPGDESYYFSISGHQEDSIELSDDFQFNGYSVFNEQTYQIYSYYSDNINITLNVSMEIGTITALNAPAASYTETTPNHWEATDPTQSAFSDSFSTEDLTITGNDGKDYISTGSGDDYIITGNGDGRVWSGAGDDTVIGGDGKNYIVGTEGSDTLDGGGGDNDTLQYVYSDAAVNVNLATGAASGGDAEGDTISNFEILYGSDFDDILTGSDKNESILGNAGDDIINAGGGHDILYGFLGTDTLNGGAGDDLFNLQSDDDNDIFDGGSGIDALRISNYDDGIRVATVSDYNISNIELFHLYRTELVIDAQDVINITDDNNTIYVRGTFSEEAITTNSAWTYTKDVVLNGQLYHSYTSGDATLNVSVDMTNLNGLVAPSSTFSETSTAVYSADSDADSYFYLGNGPSNPTINGKAGNDIIIGRGTINGGDGNDYLAGLGTTNILNGDAGDDTLLILEGMYSEDLDSFDGGEGEDTLLINGINNGLNFGFTGVLSSGAFNIDLSAVNAVNFEYITLQNDVNLTFSAQDVIDITGPNNALYINGSGEDSIQSIITSDDWTFLGYANLSNNTDGVLYLAYQSGDATIHIDMEIANWDGITKPAETFTETSPNVYDSASLNVENYFSDRNSSENLTVNGGNVWNYILTGKGDDTVNGGTAYDRIFTGAGNDTVNGGDGNDLINGGDGDDILNGGGGNDLIYGGKGDDHIVVIGTTTADQYDASAITNPGGSGVNLSSLISLDDLNGHLVSDAINGEIIDGGDGDNTLYIYGTTDLTGVSISNVTNLVVNSNVTFTATQISQFTNIDGDGNSVLNIVVPDDANNYTLDLTQINFTDIAEIHVNGDLTFIIDDANDFSGIQNISAEAGSEIKLDVTYHDPSYVITIDEVAAVFDQVIVLDYQGDGYFNLIVYNAESNFESDAASGFISELAQNNNYFDRLYLYGDQTGAQTFEVNLSSYDLTGVNNIYLSENGLEEITFTTQNIIDWDDSTSSLQSVNVYGYGDDIINTDVSNWEYSYASLPSSGIRYSYLVDNNHIQITLSPDLAESNGFTIPGGFIETSANVFEADNAADFPVLFQQYATENLTVTGSSGRNNTISTGSGDDYITLNTPVSLNQVYAGAGNDTIIGSDGRDIIRGNEGDDIILAGDGRDRVYGGDGADYMDGGAGLEDHVNYYLSPESVYVNLSTDVAYGGFADGDTILNFEEVYGSAFNDTLIGDDNNNSLYGGDGGFELIYGGGGDDKIYGLGILYGESGNDFYTLNQRESNKYEQITQFDGGADTDTVIFQADSFLNEPWILNSSSIELTNIENIIFNTNGSNSITSFSISAQDVIDTTDSNNVLYISFPRGVNSEYLNISTNDIWTYVGDVEYSYSDGRFDYTSYYNQYVSGGVTLNIDVYIEVQNGFPQPTTNFTETNPNEFDAPIGKFGYFRDSDNANDLTINAGDDQVKIESGNGNDIITIGNHADNYVYGGDGNDTITSGENTYDTLIFGGAGDDIIVGGSIIEGGAGADDMTGNTNGSSTLSYENSYSGVTVDLGAGTGSAGDAAGDTFSQFSAFTGSSHDDVVLMGGTFHYAETGAGNDTITGTNLTDTIYAGEGNDTVDGGDEVDYLYGESGDDVINGDDGDDYIDGGLGADIINGGLGTDTMIFDPADSYDGGLDNSYDMLQFIGSGYDINLADIDVVQISVIDIGGYGDNSLTVTAQDVLDVTEAQNQLLILGDTGDTVTSTGQGWVYQGDIVHIDGETLHYYFNGEANLYVDDDITQLIS, translated from the coding sequence ATGTCCGACAGCGATCAAAAGCAAAGCCTTTCCACCACAGTTTCCGATACCGTCAGTGCTGATACAATCAGCCAGAAAGCCAAAAATAAAAAACTGAAGCAGGCGGGCATTCTGATGTCTCTCCTTCCGCTTGCGGCCTGCGGCGGCAGCAGTGGCAGCAAAGCGCCCCCGCCGGATGATACGCCTGATCCCGCGCCGCCTGCTCCGACACCGACCCCTGATTTTACTGAAAACCCAACCAATGTCTTTATCGCTGTTGACAGCAGCGACAGTGTCCTCTCCAAAGCTTCTGCAACGGCTGATCTGACTGTAACCGGCAAGGGCGGCAATGACACGATCAGCACCGGATCCGGTGATGACATCGTTGATGGCGGCAGCGGCAATGATATTATTTCAACCGGCGCAGGCGATGATATCGTCAAGGGCGGCCCGGGCAATGACACCATTTCAACCGGGACCGGCGCCGATAAAATCCGTGGTGGCAATGGCATTGATGCCATCAATGCCGGTGCTGATAATGATGCCATCGTTGTCGTCGGCACCACAACCGCCAATCAATATGCATTGGCCGATATAACCAACCCCGCCGGGTCGGGAACCGATCTTTCGGCGCTTATTTCCTTGGCCGACCTTAACGGCCGCGGCGTCAGCGAAGTGGGCAGCGGCGAAACCATTGACGGCGGCACCGGCACCAACACACTGTTTATCTATGGTACAGTTGACCTGACCGGGGTAACCCTGACCAATGTCACGGTCCTTATTGTCAATTCCGATGTCACCCTCACCGCCGCCCAGATGGCACAGTTCACCACCGTCGACGGGGACGGCAGTTCAGTGATCAATATCGAAGTGCCGCCCGGTGATACCTATATCATTGATTTAAGCAGCCTTAATATCACCGATATTGGCAATCTTAATATTGACGGCGATGTCACTTTTATTATTGATGATGCAACTGACCTTGCTGAAATCGGCGCCATTAACACCGGCAGCACCGCCGATGTAAAGGTACAGATCAACGGCAACGGCGGCAGCACCAATGTAAATCTTGGCGATATCGCCGCAAAAATCAATAATGCAGGCACCATTGACCTTGCCCCTACTGTAACACTGCAGGTTGATGATGCGGATGACATTACAAGTCTCGGCTTAAGCGAAATATCCGGAAGTGGCAATATCGATACCGGCGGTAACAATGATATTGATACCACTCTTGATAATAATGTCATTGTTAACCCAGCTATTAATGATGCACCCACTGCAATCGCCGATACAGCAAATATCACAGAAAACCAGTCTATCCTTATTGACGTTCTTGCCAATGACACAGATGCTAACGGCGATACGCTTACATTGCAAAATGTGACACTTAACAGTGACTATGGGGCTGTGTCCATTGTTGATGGAAAAATTCAATTTGACCCTGGCACCGATTTTGATCGCCTGAAAGGCGGTGAAAATGAACAGGTTGATATTACTTACACCGTTTCTGACGGCAAAATCACTACTGAAGGAAATTTAACAATTTCAGTTGACGGGGTAGAAGATCCAACCACAGGGTATATTGAAATAACCGGTACCGTCGCTCAGGGAAATACATTAACAGGAAATCTTAGATTAAGTGACCCTGATGGGGGTGATGTAACCGTGCTTTTTCAATGGCAGCGTGATGGTGTCGATATTGAACACGCACTTTTCAATGTATATAACCTGACGCAGGATGATGTCGGCCATGAAATTACCATGAAAGCATGGTATAGTAATTCTGACGGGAGCGGTGATCCTGTAGAACTTTCTGCCACGACTGGCCCTGTTGCCAATATCAATGATGATCCCACAGGTTCTGTCAGCATATCGGGTGCCGCCACCCAGGGCGAAACCCTGACTGCCTCAAATAATCTGGCAGATATTGATGGCCTTGGCACCATTGACTATCAATGGCAACGCGATGGAATTAATATCGCCAATGCAGATGGTGATAGCTATCTGCTTACGATCGACGATGTCGGCCATGAAATTTCAGTCGTCGCAAGCTATACTGACGCATATGGCACCAATGAAAGCGTTTCTTCACTATCTACAGATACTATTTCTGAAATGCCCCCAACTATCAGCATTAATGATGTTTCGGTTAGCGAAGCTGCTGAAACAGCCACATTCACCGTCACCTTATCCAACCCGTCTGCATCAACCGTGACAGTGGATTATGATGCGCCGGATGGCTCAAGCGGCACCCTCACCTTTAACCCCGGTGAAACGGAAAAAACATTTGTCACCGCCTGGAACGATGACAGCATCGAAGAAGCGGATGAAGTGGTCAATGCCACCCTTTCCAACCCGTCCAATGCCACCATATCGGACGGCACAGGCCAGCTCACAATCAATGATGATGACGCACCGGTTTATATTAACGGCACAGCCGGCAACGATGAGTTTACAACGACAGGCAACACTGAAATATTTGATACGGGTGAAGGTGATGACACAATCACCGTCAATATTGCCGATAATTCTATTGCTGAGGATACTTTTAATTTTGGTTCGGGTAAAAATATAATCATTCTGAACGGTGATGATCCTGTAACGCCTGTATCCATCAACCTTTCAGATATTAATGCCAGCAATTTGGATGACATTATCCTTTCAGACGGCAACGCCGAAAGCCTTGTTGTTACACCCGAAGCTATTGCTTCAATTGCTGAAAACCGCAGTCTTAATCCTGGAGACGAGTCTTACTATTTTAGCATATCCGGCCATCAGGAAGACAGTATTGAACTTTCAGACGATTTTCAGTTTAACGGATATTCTGTATTCAATGAACAGACCTATCAAATTTATTCATACTATAGCGACAATATCAATATTACGCTTAATGTCTCAATGGAAATCGGTACTATTACGGCATTAAATGCACCTGCTGCCAGTTATACTGAAACAACACCAAACCACTGGGAAGCAACGGACCCGACCCAGTCCGCTTTCAGCGACAGTTTCAGCACAGAAGACCTGACCATCACCGGGAACGATGGCAAGGATTATATATCAACAGGGTCAGGGGATGATTATATCATTACCGGAAATGGTGATGGCCGGGTCTGGAGTGGGGCCGGCGATGATACGGTCATTGGAGGTGATGGTAAAAATTATATTGTTGGCACGGAAGGGAGCGATACCCTGGATGGTGGGGGCGGCGATAATGACACCCTTCAATACGTTTATTCAGACGCCGCAGTCAATGTAAATCTGGCAACGGGGGCAGCATCCGGCGGCGACGCCGAAGGTGACACGATAAGCAATTTTGAAATTTTATACGGTTCCGATTTCGATGACATTCTGACAGGATCAGACAAAAATGAAAGTATACTCGGAAATGCCGGAGATGATATTATAAATGCTGGCGGCGGCCATGATATTTTATATGGTTTTCTGGGAACTGACACCCTCAATGGCGGGGCCGGGGATGATTTGTTTAATCTCCAGTCTGACGATGATAATGACATTTTTGACGGCGGAAGCGGAATTGATGCCCTGAGGATTTCCAACTATGACGACGGTATCAGGGTGGCGACCGTCTCAGATTATAATATTTCCAATATTGAATTGTTCCATTTATACCGAACCGAACTGGTGATTGATGCACAGGATGTCATCAATATAACGGATGATAACAACACTATTTATGTGCGTGGGACATTTTCGGAAGAAGCCATAACCACAAACTCAGCCTGGACCTATACCAAAGATGTTGTCCTAAACGGACAACTCTATCATTCCTATACAAGTGGTGATGCCACCCTGAATGTATCAGTGGATATGACAAATTTAAATGGTTTGGTTGCCCCCTCCTCTACTTTCAGTGAAACGTCAACGGCCGTCTATTCGGCCGACAGCGACGCAGATTCATATTTTTACCTTGGCAATGGCCCCAGCAACCCAACAATTAACGGCAAAGCGGGAAATGATATCATAATCGGAAGAGGTACCATCAATGGCGGCGATGGCAATGATTATCTCGCTGGTCTGGGAACCACAAACATTCTAAATGGTGATGCCGGTGATGATACACTGCTCATTCTCGAAGGTATGTATTCAGAAGATCTTGACAGTTTTGATGGCGGTGAAGGGGAAGATACGCTCCTGATAAATGGAATAAATAATGGCTTAAACTTTGGGTTTACCGGTGTTTTGTCTTCCGGTGCCTTCAACATCGATTTATCAGCTGTCAATGCAGTAAATTTCGAATATATCACCCTACAAAATGATGTTAATCTGACATTCTCAGCGCAGGATGTCATTGATATTACCGGTCCAAATAATGCTCTTTATATAAACGGTAGCGGTGAAGATTCCATCCAGTCGATCATCACTTCTGACGACTGGACATTCCTTGGTTATGCAAACCTTTCAAACAATACGGATGGAGTTCTTTATCTTGCCTATCAAAGTGGCGATGCCACTATTCACATTGATATGGAAATTGCCAATTGGGACGGAATTACAAAACCAGCCGAAACCTTCACTGAAACTTCACCCAATGTTTATGACTCAGCCAGTTTGAATGTTGAAAATTATTTCAGTGACCGAAACAGTTCAGAAAATCTAACCGTAAATGGCGGAAATGTCTGGAATTATATATTAACTGGAAAGGGAGACGATACAGTTAATGGTGGAACCGCCTATGATCGAATATTTACCGGTGCCGGGAATGACACCGTAAATGGCGGCGATGGAAATGACCTGATCAATGGGGGCGATGGTGATGATATCCTAAACGGCGGCGGCGGTAATGACCTGATCTATGGTGGTAAAGGCGATGATCATATTGTCGTTATTGGCACCACGACAGCAGATCAGTATGACGCCTCAGCAATCACTAATCCCGGAGGGAGCGGTGTTAATTTATCGTCTCTGATTAGCCTGGACGATCTAAACGGTCACCTGGTCAGCGATGCCATAAACGGTGAAATCATTGATGGCGGTGATGGGGATAATACCCTTTATATTTACGGTACAACTGACCTGACGGGGGTCAGTATCAGCAATGTCACAAATTTGGTGGTCAATTCCAATGTCACCTTCACGGCGACGCAGATTTCACAATTCACAAATATTGACGGTGATGGAAATTCTGTCCTTAATATTGTCGTCCCGGATGATGCCAACAATTATACCCTTGATTTAACACAAATTAATTTTACCGATATTGCCGAAATCCATGTAAACGGTGATCTTACGTTCATTATTGATGATGCCAATGATTTTTCTGGCATCCAGAATATTTCAGCGGAAGCAGGTAGTGAAATTAAATTGGATGTAACCTACCATGACCCATCATATGTTATTACGATTGATGAAGTTGCCGCAGTATTTGATCAGGTGATAGTACTGGATTATCAGGGTGATGGATACTTTAACCTCATAGTTTATAACGCCGAAAGTAATTTTGAGAGCGATGCAGCCAGCGGGTTTATATCTGAATTAGCACAAAACAATAATTATTTTGATCGTCTCTATCTTTACGGTGATCAGACCGGTGCTCAAACATTTGAAGTTAACTTATCATCCTATGATCTTACGGGCGTAAATAATATTTACTTAAGCGAAAATGGTCTTGAGGAGATAACATTTACTACCCAGAATATAATAGATTGGGATGACAGTACTTCAAGTCTTCAATCGGTAAATGTATATGGTTATGGCGATGACATCATTAATACAGATGTATCAAATTGGGAGTATTCTTATGCGAGCTTGCCTAGTTCGGGTATTCGTTATAGCTATCTGGTGGATAATAATCATATCCAGATAACTCTTTCACCCGATCTTGCGGAAAGTAATGGATTTACGATACCGGGAGGTTTTATTGAAACTTCTGCAAATGTATTTGAAGCTGACAACGCAGCAGATTTCCCCGTATTATTTCAACAATATGCGACCGAAAACCTGACAGTTACAGGGAGCAGCGGCAGAAATAATACGATATCCACTGGTTCCGGTGATGATTATATCACCCTGAACACACCTGTTTCATTAAACCAGGTTTATGCTGGCGCTGGAAATGACACCATTATCGGTAGTGATGGTCGTGACATTATCAGAGGCAATGAAGGAGATGATATTATATTAGCCGGTGATGGTCGTGACCGAGTTTATGGTGGCGATGGAGCTGACTATATGGACGGTGGCGCTGGCCTTGAAGATCATGTGAATTATTATCTCAGTCCTGAAAGTGTATATGTCAATTTATCCACCGATGTTGCATATGGCGGTTTCGCGGACGGCGATACAATTCTTAACTTTGAAGAAGTATATGGAAGTGCATTCAACGATACACTCATTGGCGATGACAATAACAATTCATTGTACGGCGGCGATGGTGGTTTCGAACTCATATATGGCGGCGGGGGTGACGACAAAATATACGGCCTCGGTATACTTTACGGTGAAAGCGGAAATGATTTTTATACGTTAAATCAAAGAGAATCTAATAAATATGAACAAATAACCCAATTTGATGGCGGCGCCGACACAGATACAGTGATCTTCCAGGCAGATAGTTTTCTTAATGAACCATGGATCCTTAATTCTTCAAGCATCGAACTCACCAATATTGAAAACATCATATTTAATACCAATGGGTCCAACTCTATTACCTCATTCTCAATTTCCGCACAGGATGTTATCGATACCACTGACAGTAATAATGTTCTTTATATTAGCTTTCCTAGAGGCGTAAACTCTGAATATCTAAATATATCAACCAATGATATATGGACCTATGTCGGCGATGTCGAATATTCATATTCTGATGGACGCTTTGACTATACCAGTTACTATAATCAATATGTAAGCGGTGGGGTAACGTTAAATATTGATGTATATATCGAAGTTCAGAATGGCTTTCCGCAACCGACCACAAATTTCACAGAAACGAACCCTAATGAATTTGATGCCCCAATAGGTAAATTTGGATATTTCCGGGACAGCGATAATGCCAATGACTTAACGATAAATGCCGGTGACGACCAAGTTAAAATTGAAAGCGGCAACGGTAACGACATCATCACCATAGGTAATCATGCTGATAATTATGTTTATGGAGGTGACGGTAATGACACTATTACCTCAGGAGAAAATACATATGATACCCTGATTTTCGGGGGTGCTGGTGATGATATTATTGTTGGCGGTAGTATCATTGAAGGCGGCGCAGGTGCTGATGATATGACCGGGAACACTAATGGCAGCAGCACTTTAAGTTACGAAAATTCCTACAGCGGAGTGACAGTTGACCTTGGGGCCGGAACGGGTTCTGCAGGTGATGCGGCAGGCGATACCTTTAGTCAGTTTTCTGCTTTTACCGGCAGTTCTCATGATGATGTCGTTTTAATGGGAGGAACTTTCCATTATGCAGAGACCGGCGCCGGAAATGACACCATCACCGGAACCAACCTTACAGATACTATATATGCCGGTGAAGGTAATGACACGGTCGATGGTGGTGATGAAGTTGATTATCTCTATGGTGAAAGTGGAGATGACGTCATTAATGGTGACGACGGTGATGATTATATTGATGGTGGTTTGGGCGCAGATATTATCAACGGCGGCCTCGGGACAGACACCATGATATTTGATCCTGCCGACAGTTATGACGGCGGCCTTGATAACTCATATGATATGTTACAATTTATTGGCTCCGGATATGATATTAATCTTGCCGATATCGACGTTGTTCAGATATCGGTAATTGATATTGGCGGCTATGGTGACAACAGCCTTACTGTAACGGCACAGGATGTTCTGGACGTCACCGAAGCACAAAATCAGCTTTTGATCCTTGGTGATACCGGCGATACCGTTACATCTACAGGGCAAGGCTGGGTTTATCAGGGCGACATTGTTCATATTGATGGCGAAACCCTGCATTATTATTTCAATGGTGAGGCAAATTTATATGTCGACGATGATATTACCCAGTTGATCAGTTAA
- a CDS encoding VOC family protein translates to MTTTGKIEWIDLTVNDAENLRAFYQTVAGWSADAFDMGDYNDYNMNNENGDTVAGICHARGGNAGIPPMWIPYISVLSLDDCLKNVKKLGGALVNGPRKMPQGQYAIIRDPAGAHCALWQKAD, encoded by the coding sequence ATGACTACAACAGGTAAAATTGAATGGATTGATCTTACGGTTAATGATGCTGAAAATCTTCGTGCATTTTATCAGACCGTTGCCGGATGGTCGGCTGATGCTTTTGATATGGGCGACTATAATGACTATAATATGAATAATGAAAATGGCGACACTGTTGCCGGTATCTGTCATGCCCGTGGCGGTAATGCCGGAATTCCCCCAATGTGGATACCCTATATTTCCGTCCTTTCACTGGATGACTGTTTAAAAAATGTTAAAAAGCTTGGTGGCGCCCTCGTCAATGGCCCGCGTAAAATGCCGCAGGGACAGTATGCGATCATCCGTGATCCCGCCGGTGCGCACTGCGCACTCTGGCAAAAAGCTGACTGA
- a CDS encoding aminotransferase class I/II-fold pyridoxal phosphate-dependent enzyme: protein MKGVGAAAFVTGAVNLPAASAAAKGMGSMGMSMAYDLNEEFNRIGAGDFKWDGIRKANRPYDVPYPMGVADMDFRTCPHVTEALQNRLNNECWGYEAAPEDYIDNIVAWNKARYNQTVNPKSIKNSLGVLDGVTSVLRTVTKPGDKIILHTPNYSSFFHVIPDALCELAESDLILNKDGTYDFDYADTERLLKEGASAIIICNPQNPTGNCWTAEQLGKIGELAEKYKAFVVADEIHCDFVNKHAKYVPYASVNSTNANRSVTFKSASKSFNLAAHRTAYMFCDNPEFMDRVEREANHYRALMHTMGTIASNAAYKHGAQYMDDMQSYMDKNAHILEDFCAKEMKDVSYKAHEGTYLAWINCSKVAKKLGKPMGNETVGDMMQRFFIQKAGVNLNPGEHYGRTGEGYMRMNLATQHSRLHRALEAMQSAIKNI from the coding sequence ATGAAAGGTGTCGGTGCGGCAGCATTTGTCACCGGTGCGGTAAATTTACCTGCGGCAAGCGCAGCGGCAAAAGGCATGGGCAGCATGGGCATGTCTATGGCTTACGACCTTAACGAAGAATTTAACCGGATTGGTGCCGGTGATTTTAAATGGGACGGTATCCGTAAAGCAAACCGCCCCTATGACGTGCCATACCCAATGGGTGTTGCCGATATGGACTTCAGAACCTGCCCTCATGTGACAGAAGCCCTGCAAAATCGTCTGAACAACGAATGCTGGGGTTACGAAGCAGCGCCGGAAGACTATATCGACAATATCGTTGCATGGAACAAAGCGCGCTATAACCAGACCGTTAATCCAAAATCCATTAAAAACTCCCTTGGTGTTCTTGATGGTGTGACCAGCGTTCTGCGCACAGTGACAAAACCGGGCGATAAAATCATTCTTCACACGCCAAACTATTCAAGTTTCTTCCATGTCATTCCGGATGCCCTTTGCGAGCTGGCAGAAAGTGACCTGATCCTGAATAAAGACGGCACCTATGATTTTGACTATGCTGATACTGAAAGACTTCTTAAAGAAGGTGCTTCAGCCATCATCATCTGTAACCCGCAAAACCCAACCGGCAACTGCTGGACAGCGGAACAGCTCGGCAAAATCGGTGAACTTGCTGAAAAATATAAGGCATTTGTTGTTGCTGACGAAATCCACTGTGACTTTGTCAATAAACACGCCAAATATGTACCTTATGCCTCAGTAAATTCAACAAACGCCAACCGTTCCGTCACATTCAAATCAGCCAGTAAATCATTTAACCTTGCGGCACACCGCACGGCTTATATGTTCTGCGACAATCCTGAATTTATGGACCGTGTTGAGCGTGAAGCAAACCATTACCGTGCACTCATGCACACAATGGGAACAATTGCCTCAAACGCCGCCTATAAACATGGCGCACAATATATGGATGATATGCAGTCATATATGGACAAAAACGCCCATATTCTTGAAGATTTCTGTGCTAAAGAAATGAAAGATGTCAGCTATAAAGCCCATGAGGGAACTTACCTTGCCTGGATCAACTGCAGCAAAGTGGCCAAAAAACTCGGCAAGCCAATGGGCAATGAAACCGTTGGTGACATGATGCAGCGTTTCTTCATCCAGAAAGCCGGCGTTAACCTGAACCCGGGTGAGCATTATGGCCGCACAGGTGAAGGTTATATGCGTATGAACCTTGCAACACAGCATTCCCGTCTGCACCGCGCACTCGAAGCAATGCAAAGTGCCATTAAAAATATCTAA
- a CDS encoding branched-chain amino acid aminotransferase, with protein MSIIPFDDRDGVIWYDGKLINWRDANFHVLSHALHYGSCVFEGQRAYGGKIFKLHQHSERLVRSGEILGFDMPFTADELDAAANEVIAANGLVDAYVRPVAWRGSEMMGVATKGSKVHVAIAAWEWPSYFSKEAKLKGLRLEIAKWRRPAPDTAPTESKAAGLYMIASLCKDASVAHGYDDALMLDYRGQIAEATGANIFFLKDGVLHTPKPDCFLNGITRQTAMELAEKRGIKVIERAIMPEEMADFEQAFITGTAVEVTPISQIGDYTFEVGDMTKNMVHDYDDLVNNRQV; from the coding sequence ATGTCTATAATCCCTTTTGATGACCGTGACGGTGTAATCTGGTACGACGGTAAGCTAATCAACTGGCGTGATGCCAATTTTCACGTGCTTTCCCATGCGCTTCATTATGGAAGCTGCGTGTTCGAAGGGCAGCGGGCTTACGGCGGCAAGATTTTTAAATTACATCAGCATAGCGAACGCCTTGTCAGATCCGGTGAAATCCTGGGCTTTGATATGCCGTTTACCGCGGATGAGCTTGATGCGGCGGCCAATGAAGTGATTGCGGCAAATGGTCTTGTTGATGCCTATGTCCGTCCGGTTGCCTGGCGCGGTTCGGAAATGATGGGTGTCGCGACCAAGGGATCAAAAGTTCATGTGGCGATTGCGGCATGGGAATGGCCGTCCTATTTCAGCAAGGAAGCCAAATTAAAAGGTCTTCGTCTTGAGATTGCCAAATGGCGCCGTCCGGCCCCGGATACGGCCCCGACAGAATCAAAAGCGGCGGGTCTTTATATGATTGCTTCGCTTTGTAAGGATGCGTCCGTTGCCCATGGCTATGATGATGCGCTGATGCTTGATTACCGCGGGCAAATTGCCGAAGCGACAGGGGCCAATATCTTTTTCTTGAAAGACGGTGTGCTTCATACGCCAAAGCCGGACTGTTTCCTAAACGGGATTACCCGCCAGACAGCTATGGAACTTGCGGAAAAACGCGGGATTAAGGTGATTGAACGGGCAATTATGCCGGAAGAAATGGCCGATTTTGAGCAGGCCTTTATCACCGGAACAGCGGTTGAAGTGACGCCGATTTCACAGATTGGCGATTATACATTTGAAGTCGGGGATATGACCAAAAATATGGTTCATGACTATGATGACCTGGTGAATAACCGCCAGGTATAA
- a CDS encoding MarR family transcriptional regulator, producing the protein MADIFLKDYDLKSFDDEQLFLKSAELLYFAYRDFIAWPDAVLQKYGFGRAHHRVLFFVNQNPGMTVAELLEILNITKQSLSRVLGNLINKGYIIQDVGREDRRQRLLNLTDKGITLLGEITEHQKEQMLNACKSAGIEATDGFWKVLIELINPENRDKILNNIFNNK; encoded by the coding sequence ATGGCTGACATATTTTTGAAAGATTATGACTTAAAATCGTTCGATGACGAACAATTGTTTCTCAAAAGCGCGGAACTGCTCTATTTCGCCTATCGGGATTTCATTGCCTGGCCAGATGCGGTTTTACAGAAATATGGTTTTGGCCGCGCCCATCACCGGGTTTTATTCTTTGTCAATCAAAACCCCGGCATGACGGTCGCTGAACTGCTTGAAATCCTGAACATCACAAAACAAAGCCTGTCCCGTGTCCTCGGCAACCTGATAAATAAAGGCTACATCATTCAGGATGTCGGGCGGGAGGACCGCCGCCAGCGTCTATTGAACCTGACGGATAAGGGCATAACCCTGCTCGGCGAAATCACCGAACATCAGAAAGAACAGATGTTAAATGCCTGTAAATCGGCGGGGATAGAAGCAACAGACGGGTTTTGGAAAGTGCTGATCGAACTGATCAACCCTGAAAATCGTGATAAAATATTAAATAATATTTTTAATAATAAATAG